Proteins encoded by one window of Monoglobus pectinilyticus:
- a CDS encoding Mbeg1-like protein — protein MGNIISYVKENGFLTFDAMDFNEVDSLVLSQLSYLCFDSFIESVPKFDITFKNLAEKENRKELFKNIRTPKQNHRLLDAVAESERFGNIGIGIYVNEIEKEIEKQFSAVTFKLSSEKYYIAFRGTDKSLIGWKEDFNMSYLKNVPAQDSALCYFKSAAEELDGVFILGGHSKGGNLSVYAAANADEDEFLRIEKIYNHDGPGFRDDTLSQEKRSKLSDIVLKTVPKASVVGLMLESDSKYKVVFSKSLACNQHNPFTWSVKADSFVFIKETDMFSRFSKTAVDKWLENNDDETVSGLINYVYDLIKATGSDTVAQLIKNWNKNIRLIYNEIKISDPELKKLAVKALHDFIVIFKDILKGKRKYSDAKTCSEVSISSK, from the coding sequence GTGGGAAATATTATATCTTACGTAAAAGAAAATGGTTTTCTAACTTTTGACGCTATGGACTTTAATGAGGTTGACAGCCTTGTTTTGTCACAGCTTTCATATCTTTGCTTTGATAGTTTTATAGAAAGTGTTCCTAAATTTGATATAACATTTAAGAATTTAGCGGAAAAAGAAAATAGGAAAGAGTTATTTAAAAATATTCGTACTCCGAAACAAAATCATAGACTGCTTGACGCAGTTGCGGAGAGTGAGCGGTTTGGAAACATTGGTATTGGAATTTATGTCAATGAAATAGAAAAAGAAATAGAAAAACAATTTTCCGCTGTAACTTTCAAATTATCATCAGAGAAATATTATATAGCATTTCGCGGCACGGATAAAAGTCTGATTGGCTGGAAAGAGGATTTTAATATGTCTTATCTTAAAAACGTTCCGGCTCAGGATTCCGCTCTCTGTTATTTTAAATCTGCTGCTGAAGAGCTTGACGGCGTGTTCATATTGGGCGGGCATTCTAAAGGAGGAAATTTGTCCGTCTATGCTGCGGCTAATGCTGATGAAGACGAATTTTTGAGAATAGAAAAAATATATAATCATGATGGGCCGGGATTTAGAGATGATACTTTAAGCCAAGAAAAAAGGTCTAAACTTTCGGATATAGTTTTGAAAACGGTACCTAAAGCGTCTGTTGTTGGACTCATGCTTGAAAGTGATTCAAAATATAAAGTAGTATTCAGCAAGTCCTTAGCCTGCAATCAGCATAATCCGTTTACATGGTCGGTTAAAGCTGATAGTTTTGTATTCATAAAAGAAACGGATATGTTTTCGAGATTTTCTAAAACTGCTGTTGATAAATGGCTTGAGAATAATGATGATGAAACTGTGAGCGGTCTGATTAATTATGTATATGATTTGATTAAGGCGACAGGAAGTGATACTGTGGCTCAGTTAATAAAAAATTGGAATAAAAATATAAGACTTATTTATAATGAAATAAAAATTTCGGATCCGGAGCTTAAAAAGTTAGCAGTCAAGGCTCTGCATGATTTTATAGTAATTTTTAAGGATATTTTAAAAGGGAAAAGAAAATATAGTGATGCGAAAACTTGTTCTGAAGTCAGTATATCAAGCAAATAA
- a CDS encoding phosphoribosylformylglycinamidine synthase: MSIKRLFVEKKKGFDIEAEELKSDLVENLGLSGLTGVRVINRYDIDGISDEELQKVLPSVYAEPQVDNVEFENIEIPSGDKYFVSEYLPGQFDQRADSAAQCTQIMTEGEKPVVRTARIVILSGDISDDELKAVQEYCINPVESRLASMEKPDTLADNLEEPADVMIVDGFIDMNDKELEQMIADLGLAMDYDDIKFCQDYFKNTEKRNPSLTEIRMIDTYWSDHCRHTTFSTKLNNVKIKNEFIKCVYNDYLESRKFVYGERKKNICLMDVATIAAKELKKRGILTALDESEEINACSIEVEVKMTDGTSEDWLVMFKNETHNHPTEIEPFGGAATCLGGAIRDPLSGRSYVYQAMRVTGAGDPRKTLKETMEGKLPQRKLVIGAAEGYSSYGNQIGLATGGVTEIYDEGYVAKRMEIGAVIAAAPKKNVIREVPEPGDVVILLGGMTGRDGCGGATGSSKAHDSSSLETCGAEVQKGNPPVERKLQRLFRKNEVTTLIRRCNDFGAGGVSVAIGELADGLNINLDNVPKKYEGLDGTELAISESQERMAVVVRAKDAEKFIDEADKENLEAVVVAEVTESPRLVMNWRGDVICDISREFLNTNGAEKNADVEIAVDNFSSDMFEFETKGNDYKEKILNLMSDLNVCSQKGLVERFDSTIGGNSVFMPYGGKYQLTPQQNMVAKIPVLGNETNTATVMSYGYNPKISKANPFMGAVYAVVDSVTKAVCAGADYKDIYLTFQEYFEKLGNDPKRWGKPLAALLGGYYAQESLSMAAIGGKDSMSGSFNDIDVPPTLASFAVAPLDASKAVSSEFKNAGNLVFLVKPKYDENNLPDFDSLKQLYDMLYMMISDSKINLIKSVYAVGYGGVMEAVCKMAMGNKLGFEFTECCDKSELFKALYGSVIIEVDGLKANGSLGGMLETVKLGHTTDDGVIKIENESISIDEIVSAWQKPLESVYPTKSKYEDAGMKKFDCSERNISVPAVKVARPKVFIPAFPGTNCEYDSARAFERAGAEADVQIFRNLKQSHVEESIERFVKSVNEAQIIMIPGGFSGGDEPDGSGKFIKAAFENEKLKEAVMELLNNRDGLILGICNGFQALIKLGLVPFGEIRKIDDTCPTLTFNTIGRHVSQIVSTRISSVKSPWLSGVNLGEIHQIAVSHGEGRFVASPEIIAEMEKNGQIATQYVDFNGEPTYEMPYNPNGSYYAIEGITSPDGRVFGKMGHSERIGENVYKNITGNIDQKIFESGVKYFK; the protein is encoded by the coding sequence ATGAGTATAAAGAGACTGTTTGTAGAAAAGAAAAAAGGTTTCGATATAGAGGCCGAAGAGCTTAAATCTGACCTTGTTGAAAATTTAGGTCTGAGCGGCCTTACCGGTGTTCGTGTTATAAACCGTTATGATATTGACGGTATCAGCGATGAAGAACTTCAAAAGGTGCTTCCCAGTGTTTATGCGGAACCGCAGGTAGACAATGTTGAATTTGAAAATATAGAAATACCAAGCGGTGATAAATATTTTGTTTCAGAATACCTGCCGGGTCAGTTCGACCAAAGAGCCGACAGTGCGGCACAATGTACTCAGATAATGACAGAAGGTGAAAAACCGGTTGTCAGAACCGCTAGAATTGTTATTTTGTCAGGTGATATTAGTGATGATGAGTTAAAGGCTGTTCAGGAATATTGTATCAACCCTGTTGAGTCGCGTTTGGCGTCTATGGAAAAGCCGGATACCTTAGCCGACAACCTTGAAGAGCCGGCTGACGTTATGATTGTTGACGGTTTTATAGATATGAATGATAAAGAGCTTGAACAGATGATTGCAGATTTGGGTCTAGCAATGGACTATGATGATATAAAATTCTGTCAGGACTATTTTAAAAATACTGAAAAAAGAAATCCGAGTTTGACAGAGATACGTATGATAGACACATATTGGTCTGACCATTGCCGTCATACAACATTTTCTACAAAACTTAATAATGTTAAAATTAAAAATGAGTTTATTAAGTGTGTATATAACGATTACCTGGAATCAAGAAAGTTCGTATATGGTGAACGCAAAAAGAATATCTGTCTTATGGATGTTGCTACTATTGCCGCTAAAGAGTTAAAAAAACGCGGTATACTAACCGCTCTTGATGAGAGTGAAGAAATAAACGCCTGCTCAATTGAAGTTGAAGTAAAGATGACTGACGGTACCAGTGAAGACTGGCTGGTTATGTTTAAGAATGAGACGCATAATCACCCGACTGAAATTGAGCCGTTCGGCGGCGCTGCAACCTGTCTCGGAGGCGCTATCCGTGACCCGCTGTCAGGCCGCTCATATGTCTATCAGGCAATGAGGGTTACAGGTGCGGGCGACCCGAGAAAAACATTAAAAGAAACAATGGAGGGTAAGCTTCCTCAGCGCAAACTGGTTATTGGAGCTGCTGAGGGCTATAGCTCGTATGGAAACCAAATAGGTCTTGCTACAGGCGGAGTAACCGAAATATATGACGAGGGATATGTTGCTAAGCGTATGGAAATCGGCGCTGTAATTGCTGCCGCTCCAAAGAAAAATGTTATACGTGAAGTTCCTGAACCTGGAGATGTGGTGATTTTACTTGGCGGAATGACAGGCCGTGACGGCTGCGGAGGAGCTACCGGCTCGTCAAAAGCCCATGACAGTTCGTCTTTAGAGACCTGCGGCGCTGAAGTACAGAAGGGTAATCCGCCGGTTGAGAGAAAGCTGCAGAGATTATTCAGAAAGAATGAAGTTACCACACTGATAAGACGGTGTAATGACTTTGGTGCCGGAGGCGTTTCGGTTGCCATTGGCGAGTTGGCTGACGGACTTAATATAAACCTTGATAATGTGCCTAAAAAATATGAGGGTCTTGACGGAACAGAGCTTGCTATTTCTGAGTCTCAGGAGCGTATGGCTGTTGTTGTAAGAGCTAAAGACGCTGAAAAGTTTATTGATGAAGCTGATAAGGAAAATCTCGAAGCTGTAGTTGTAGCGGAGGTTACTGAATCGCCCCGCCTGGTTATGAACTGGCGCGGTGATGTTATATGTGATATTTCAAGGGAATTCTTGAATACCAACGGCGCTGAAAAAAATGCTGATGTTGAGATTGCGGTTGATAATTTCTCGTCCGATATGTTTGAATTTGAAACAAAGGGCAATGACTATAAAGAGAAGATTCTAAATTTAATGAGTGACCTGAACGTATGCTCACAAAAGGGTCTTGTTGAGAGATTTGACAGCACTATTGGAGGAAACTCCGTGTTTATGCCGTATGGAGGAAAGTATCAGCTTACGCCGCAGCAGAATATGGTTGCAAAGATTCCAGTGCTGGGAAATGAAACCAATACTGCAACTGTTATGTCTTATGGTTATAATCCGAAAATATCAAAAGCAAATCCTTTTATGGGCGCTGTTTATGCGGTTGTGGATTCGGTTACTAAAGCTGTATGCGCCGGTGCGGATTATAAGGATATTTATTTAACGTTCCAGGAGTATTTTGAAAAACTTGGAAACGATCCAAAGAGATGGGGAAAACCTCTTGCGGCGCTTCTTGGCGGTTATTATGCCCAGGAGAGTTTGTCTATGGCGGCAATAGGAGGAAAGGACTCAATGTCGGGTTCTTTTAATGATATTGACGTTCCGCCTACACTTGCGTCATTTGCAGTTGCGCCGCTTGACGCTTCAAAGGCTGTATCCAGTGAATTTAAAAATGCCGGAAACCTGGTATTTTTGGTTAAGCCTAAGTATGACGAAAATAATCTGCCTGATTTCGATAGTTTAAAACAGCTCTATGATATGTTATACATGATGATTTCAGACAGTAAAATTAATCTGATAAAGAGTGTTTATGCTGTTGGATACGGCGGTGTTATGGAAGCCGTTTGCAAGATGGCGATGGGAAATAAACTAGGGTTTGAATTTACCGAGTGCTGCGATAAGTCTGAATTGTTTAAGGCTTTATACGGAAGCGTAATTATTGAAGTTGACGGATTAAAGGCAAACGGTTCTTTGGGCGGTATGCTTGAAACTGTTAAGCTGGGTCATACAACAGACGACGGCGTCATAAAGATTGAAAATGAAAGTATAAGTATTGATGAGATTGTTTCAGCATGGCAGAAACCTCTTGAAAGCGTTTATCCAACAAAGTCAAAATATGAGGATGCTGGAATGAAAAAGTTTGACTGTTCTGAGAGAAATATTTCTGTGCCGGCTGTAAAGGTTGCTAGACCAAAAGTGTTTATTCCGGCTTTTCCGGGCACGAATTGTGAGTATGATTCCGCCCGCGCTTTTGAAAGAGCGGGAGCGGAAGCTGATGTTCAGATTTTCAGAAATCTGAAACAGTCACATGTTGAAGAATCTATCGAAAGATTTGTGAAATCTGTCAATGAAGCGCAGATTATAATGATTCCCGGCGGTTTCAGCGGCGGAGACGAGCCTGATGGTTCTGGTAAGTTTATTAAAGCGGCTTTTGAAAATGAGAAGTTAAAAGAAGCGGTTATGGAGCTTTTGAATAATAGAGACGGATTGATTCTTGGTATTTGTAACGGTTTTCAGGCGCTTATAAAGTTAGGGCTTGTTCCGTTTGGTGAGATAAGAAAGATAGACGATACCTGTCCTACACTGACATTTAATACTATAGGAAGGCATGTATCTCAAATTGTGTCGACTAGAATTTCGTCTGTAAAATCTCCGTGGCTGTCTGGAGTTAATTTGGGCGAGATACACCAGATTGCAGTATCCCATGGTGAGGGCAGATTTGTTGCCAGCCCGGAAATAATCGCGGAAATGGAAAAGAATGGTCAGATTGCTACACAGTATGTTGATTTTAACGGTGAACCGACTTATGAGATGCCGTATAATCCGAACGGTTCTTATTATGCTATAGAAGGTATTACAAGTCCTGACGGAAGAGTGTTTGGTAAGATGGGTCATTCTGAGCGTATCGGGGAAAATGTTTATAAAAATATAACCGGTAATATAGACCAAAAAATATTTGAAAGCGGAGTTAAATATTTTAAATAG
- a CDS encoding purine-nucleoside phosphorylase: MSYYEASEFLKTKTNIRPKTAVVLGSGLSELIDMAEVDTIIPYSEIPGFPELNNTYHKCRSVFGKLSGKDILIMQGRIHYYEGFSMQELVFPIRMMKYLGIETVILTNASGAINTDFVPGDLVMIEDHIKLGFDSPLRGKNPDEFGERFFDMSNAYTSGLKELALSAAEKENINLKTGVYGYMTGPQFETPAEIRMLRIAGADIVGMSTVPEVIAACHCGIKVLGLSGVSNMAAGIENGGFNTEVIENAEPVFSDKVKRLIERIICDIN, from the coding sequence ATGTCATATTATGAAGCGTCCGAATTCCTTAAAACAAAGACTAATATAAGACCTAAAACGGCGGTAGTTCTAGGGTCGGGTTTGTCAGAACTGATTGATATGGCAGAAGTAGATACAATCATACCATATTCTGAAATACCCGGGTTTCCTGAGTTAAATAATACTTATCATAAATGCCGGTCTGTTTTTGGAAAACTTTCAGGAAAAGATATATTGATTATGCAGGGAAGAATCCACTATTATGAGGGATTTTCAATGCAGGAATTAGTTTTTCCTATACGAATGATGAAGTATCTCGGTATAGAGACGGTTATTTTGACTAATGCCAGCGGAGCTATAAATACTGATTTTGTTCCTGGTGATTTAGTTATGATTGAAGACCATATTAAACTAGGTTTTGATTCTCCTCTTCGCGGCAAAAATCCCGATGAGTTTGGAGAAAGATTTTTTGATATGTCAAACGCATATACATCCGGTCTTAAAGAATTGGCTCTAAGCGCTGCTGAGAAAGAAAACATTAATCTTAAAACAGGTGTTTACGGATATATGACCGGACCTCAGTTTGAGACTCCTGCTGAAATTAGAATGCTGAGGATAGCGGGCGCTGATATTGTTGGTATGTCAACGGTTCCTGAGGTTATCGCCGCTTGTCATTGCGGTATCAAAGTCCTGGGATTATCGGGAGTATCAAATATGGCGGCGGGAATTGAGAACGGCGGGTTCAATACAGAAGTAATTGAAAATGCCGAACCGGTGTTTAGTGATAAAGTTAAAAGGCTGATTGAGAGAATTATTTGTGATATAAATTAG
- a CDS encoding S-ribosylhomocysteine lyase → MDRIASFSVDHRKIKPCVYISRIDGDITTYDMRMRKPNTGDLLSNSALHSLEHMFATLIRNSEISGDVIYFGPMGCQTGFYLLIRNADNQQVIDIIKETLRNIIIYDGEMPGASEIECGNYRNLDMNLAKVEAEKYLEAIKDIGVDDLVYET, encoded by the coding sequence ATGGACAGAATTGCAAGTTTCAGCGTTGACCATAGAAAAATAAAACCATGCGTATATATATCTAGAATAGACGGAGATATAACAACATATGATATGCGTATGAGAAAGCCGAATACTGGAGACCTTTTAAGCAATTCAGCGCTGCATTCACTGGAACATATGTTCGCTACTCTTATCAGAAATTCGGAAATCAGCGGCGACGTTATATATTTTGGGCCTATGGGCTGCCAAACCGGATTTTATCTGCTTATTAGAAATGCTGATAATCAGCAGGTCATTGATATAATAAAAGAAACTTTAAGAAATATAATTATATATGACGGAGAGATGCCGGGCGCCAGTGAGATAGAATGCGGTAACTATAGAAATTTAGATATGAATCTGGCGAAAGTTGAAGCTGAGAAATATTTAGAAGCTATTAAAGATATAGGCGTTGACGATTTGGTATATGAAACCTGA
- a CDS encoding amidohydrolase, translating into MGNILIKNITAVTMSDSSGVIENAYIVINGNLIEYIGKEKPETEDFDYVIDGENKVVMPGLVNTHTHLAMTLLRSYADDMNLQDWLFNKIFPFEDKLMADDILKGSEIGVDEMLAGGTTCFNDMYMFQAETGRVALKKGIRAVLSDCVNFDGYDRKVKLMETMAEEFKNEDLISFTFSPHAIYTCSFDVLKKCSDYAKSNDMSIHTHLAETQTEFDDCVKERGMTPTEYMETTGIFDSPTIAAHCVCMTDNDLEILKKHNVSVVHNPISNLKLASGVAPITKMIDMGINVALGTDGASSNNSLDMFEEMKVAAILHKGITLDPTVMNAWTVLKMATVNGAKALGFDNLGVLKQGYLADMIILDFNSPHLMPNNNTVSNLVYAAKSSDVEYTIVNGKLVYNRQTKDR; encoded by the coding sequence ATGGGAAATATTTTGATTAAAAATATTACTGCTGTAACAATGTCAGACAGCTCAGGAGTGATTGAGAACGCTTATATTGTTATAAACGGAAATCTGATAGAGTATATAGGAAAAGAAAAGCCTGAGACAGAAGATTTCGATTATGTGATAGACGGAGAGAATAAAGTTGTTATGCCGGGGCTTGTAAACACACATACTCATTTAGCGATGACTTTGCTTAGAAGCTATGCTGATGACATGAATTTGCAGGATTGGCTGTTCAACAAGATTTTTCCGTTTGAAGATAAGCTCATGGCAGACGATATTTTAAAGGGCAGTGAAATAGGCGTTGATGAAATGCTCGCCGGAGGAACCACTTGTTTCAACGATATGTATATGTTTCAGGCTGAAACGGGCAGAGTTGCGCTGAAAAAGGGAATACGAGCAGTTTTGAGCGACTGCGTGAATTTTGACGGCTACGATAGAAAAGTTAAACTAATGGAAACAATGGCTGAAGAGTTTAAGAATGAGGATTTAATAAGCTTCACTTTCTCACCTCATGCTATCTATACATGTAGTTTTGACGTGCTTAAAAAGTGTTCGGATTATGCAAAATCTAATGATATGAGTATTCATACTCATTTGGCGGAGACCCAGACGGAGTTTGACGACTGTGTTAAAGAGCGCGGTATGACGCCAACTGAATACATGGAAACAACGGGTATTTTTGACAGCCCTACTATTGCGGCTCATTGTGTGTGTATGACGGATAATGATTTAGAAATATTAAAAAAACATAATGTAAGCGTTGTGCATAACCCAATAAGCAATTTAAAGCTTGCTTCAGGAGTCGCTCCTATAACTAAGATGATTGATATGGGGATAAATGTGGCTCTGGGGACTGACGGAGCGTCCAGCAATAATAGCTTGGATATGTTTGAAGAAATGAAAGTTGCTGCTATTTTGCATAAGGGTATCACCCTAGACCCAACTGTTATGAATGCCTGGACAGTTTTGAAGATGGCTACGGTAAACGGTGCTAAGGCGCTGGGGTTTGATAATTTGGGAGTTTTAAAACAAGGATATTTGGCTGATATGATTATACTTGATTTTAACTCTCCTCATCTTATGCCGAATAATAATACTGTTTCAAATTTAGTTTACGCAGCAAAATCAAGTGACGTTGAGTATACTATTGTAAATGGAAAATTAGTATATAACCGTCAAACAAAAGACAGATAA
- the purE gene encoding 5-(carboxyamino)imidazole ribonucleotide mutase, with protein sequence MAQVAIVMGSNSDLPVVQGAIDQLKSFGVDFEAHVISAHRTPQRAEEFAKSAKENGVKVIIAAAGKAAHLGGVIAAYTTLPVIALPIKSSFMDGLDSLLSMVQMPTGIPVATVGVNGADNAGILAVQMLAVSDSALAEKLDKFKADMAKAVEEKDKKLQDELLNKA encoded by the coding sequence ATGGCACAAGTAGCAATTGTTATGGGAAGTAATTCGGATTTGCCGGTAGTTCAGGGAGCGATTGACCAGCTTAAAAGCTTTGGGGTTGATTTTGAGGCTCATGTTATTTCAGCCCACAGAACACCTCAGCGTGCTGAGGAATTTGCTAAATCAGCAAAAGAAAACGGTGTTAAGGTTATAATCGCAGCTGCCGGAAAAGCGGCGCACTTGGGCGGTGTAATCGCTGCTTATACTACTTTGCCGGTTATAGCACTTCCAATAAAGTCTTCGTTTATGGACGGGCTTGATTCACTTTTATCAATGGTTCAGATGCCAACAGGTATTCCTGTAGCGACTGTAGGAGTGAATGGTGCGGATAATGCAGGTATACTTGCAGTTCAGATGCTGGCTGTTTCAGATTCAGCGCTTGCAGAAAAGCTTGACAAGTTTAAGGCGGATATGGCTAAAGCGGTAGAGGAGAAGGATAAAAAGCTTCAAGACGAACTTTTAAACAAAGCATAA
- the purM gene encoding phosphoribosylformylglycinamidine cyclo-ligase, producing the protein MSEAYKNAGVDVEAGYRSVELIKEHVKRTNIPGVLSGIGGFGGLFELGGEYKNPVLVSGTDGVGTKLKLAFIMDKHETVGQDCVAMCVNDIVCGGAKPLFFLDYIAVGKNIPEKIADIVKGVSDGCVAAGCALVGGETAEMPGFYDPSEYDLAGFSVGIVDKEKIIDGENIKPGDVIIGIQSSGVHSNGYSLIRKVFNIDDSSECAEALKAYDDELGCSVGEALLAPTKIYVKPMLAAIDAVDVKAVSHITGGGFYENIPRMLKDGTRAKVYKEKFEVLPIFKKIQEKGGISEHDMYNTYNMGVGMMFVVPESQAEEAVNAVNAAGEKAFVIGEITEGEKGVDIC; encoded by the coding sequence ATGAGCGAAGCATATAAAAATGCAGGGGTAGATGTTGAGGCAGGGTATAGGTCTGTTGAACTTATCAAAGAACATGTAAAGAGAACAAATATTCCGGGTGTATTATCCGGTATAGGCGGATTTGGCGGTCTGTTTGAGTTGGGCGGCGAATATAAAAATCCGGTATTGGTATCAGGAACCGATGGAGTTGGAACAAAACTGAAACTGGCTTTTATTATGGATAAACATGAAACTGTAGGTCAAGATTGTGTAGCTATGTGTGTTAATGATATTGTCTGCGGAGGAGCAAAGCCTTTGTTTTTCTTGGATTATATTGCGGTAGGAAAAAATATTCCTGAAAAAATCGCCGATATTGTAAAGGGCGTTTCTGATGGTTGCGTTGCCGCAGGATGTGCGTTGGTAGGCGGTGAAACCGCTGAAATGCCGGGATTTTATGACCCGAGTGAATATGATTTGGCAGGGTTTTCTGTTGGTATAGTCGATAAAGAAAAAATTATCGATGGAGAAAATATTAAACCGGGCGATGTAATAATCGGTATTCAGTCTTCCGGAGTTCATAGCAACGGCTATTCTCTTATCAGAAAAGTATTTAATATAGATGACAGTTCTGAATGCGCCGAGGCTTTAAAAGCTTATGATGATGAGTTGGGATGTTCTGTCGGTGAAGCTCTTCTGGCTCCTACAAAAATTTATGTTAAGCCAATGCTTGCGGCTATTGACGCTGTTGATGTCAAAGCGGTTTCACATATCACTGGCGGCGGTTTTTATGAGAATATACCTAGAATGTTGAAAGACGGCACTAGAGCAAAAGTATATAAGGAAAAGTTTGAAGTATTGCCTATATTCAAGAAAATTCAGGAGAAGGGCGGAATATCAGAGCATGATATGTACAATACTTATAATATGGGTGTTGGCATGATGTTTGTTGTACCTGAAAGTCAGGCCGAAGAAGCTGTTAATGCTGTTAATGCAGCAGGCGAAAAAGCTTTTGTAATCGGAGAAATTACTGAAGGCGAAAAGGGTGTAGATATATGCTGA
- the purN gene encoding phosphoribosylglycinamide formyltransferase, whose translation MLRIGVLVSGGGTNLQAIIDAISNGKITNAEIVTVVGSRPGIYALERAKLNNIPSIVISRKAFNSLEEHDTAVCEHMKYCDVDLIVMAGYLSIVGDKLINEFNNKIINIHPSLIPSFCGPGFYGLKVHEAALERGVKITGATVHIVNEVCDGGPILLQKAVEVKPGDTPEVLQKRVMEEAEWEILPKAIDLIANGKI comes from the coding sequence ATGCTGAGAATAGGTGTTTTGGTTTCAGGCGGAGGCACAAATCTACAGGCGATTATCGACGCAATATCAAACGGTAAAATAACAAATGCGGAAATTGTTACCGTGGTTGGTTCGAGACCCGGAATATACGCGCTTGAAAGAGCAAAATTAAACAATATACCTTCTATTGTTATTTCAAGAAAAGCATTTAATTCATTGGAGGAGCATGATACTGCGGTTTGTGAACATATGAAGTATTGTGATGTTGACTTGATTGTCATGGCGGGTTATTTGAGCATTGTCGGTGACAAGCTCATAAACGAATTTAATAATAAAATAATAAATATTCATCCGTCTCTTATCCCATCGTTCTGCGGTCCGGGATTTTATGGACTTAAAGTGCACGAAGCCGCACTTGAACGCGGCGTTAAGATAACCGGGGCTACTGTTCATATCGTAAATGAAGTATGCGACGGGGGGCCGATATTGCTTCAAAAAGCTGTAGAGGTTAAACCCGGCGATACTCCGGAAGTGCTGCAGAAGAGAGTAATGGAAGAAGCTGAGTGGGAAATATTACCTAAGGCTATAGATTTGATTGCGAACGGAAAAATATAA
- a CDS encoding IMP cyclohydrolase, which yields MKIIDLSQELKENTYPGRGIIVGKSQDGKSAVCAYFIMGRSANSRNRVFVEDGNGIRTKAFDESKLEDPSLIIYAPVRVLGNKTIVTNGDQTDTIYELMNKQMTFEQALRTREFEPDSPNYTPRISSVMKVSDGDYNYAISILKSADGDPSSCQRYSFAYSNPINGIGHFIHTYKCDGNPLPSFEGEPKKVEIPNCIDEFSKMIWESLNEDNKVSLFVRYIDIKSGKTESRIINKNV from the coding sequence ATGAAAATTATTGATTTATCCCAAGAATTAAAAGAAAATACATATCCCGGCAGGGGAATTATTGTCGGTAAATCTCAGGATGGAAAGAGTGCGGTTTGCGCTTACTTTATAATGGGCAGGAGCGCTAACAGCCGTAATCGTGTATTTGTTGAAGATGGAAACGGAATCCGCACAAAAGCTTTTGACGAATCAAAACTGGAAGACCCGTCCCTTATAATCTATGCCCCTGTAAGGGTTTTGGGTAATAAGACAATTGTCACAAACGGCGATCAGACTGATACAATATATGAACTTATGAATAAACAGATGACCTTTGAACAGGCGCTTAGAACAAGGGAGTTTGAACCTGATTCTCCAAACTATACCCCTAGGATTTCAAGTGTTATGAAAGTGAGCGATGGGGATTATAACTATGCTATATCCATCTTAAAAAGTGCAGACGGCGACCCTTCTTCATGTCAGAGATACAGCTTTGCTTATTCAAATCCTATAAATGGAATCGGTCATTTTATCCATACGTATAAATGTGATGGAAACCCGCTTCCAAGTTTTGAGGGAGAACCTAAAAAAGTGGAAATACCTAATTGCATTGATGAGTTTTCAAAAATGATTTGGGAGAGCCTTAATGAGGATAACAAAGTTTCTTTATTTGTTAGATATATTGATATAAAAAGCGGCAAAACCGAGTCGAGGATAATAAATAAAAACGTATAA